A genomic region of Marinobacter szutsaonensis contains the following coding sequences:
- a CDS encoding SDR family oxidoreductase, translating into MTNEARVVLVTGGARGIGRGLVQYLADRGWQVAFCDVDREQGEWLQERLGDGVRYFQADVASEAEVVGMIRAATDWHGRLDAVINNAGLAGPENGPVEELDLAVWQRRLDVNLTGPFLVSKHAVPHLRKNGGAIVNIASTRALQSEPDTEAYAATKGGIVALTHALAMSLGPEIRVNCISPGWIDTRGWQDKEEKAPPLSESDHRQHPAGRVGEPRDIAGLAAFLLSGEAGFITGQNYVVDGGMTRKMIYED; encoded by the coding sequence GTGACAAACGAAGCCCGAGTGGTCCTGGTAACCGGCGGAGCCCGGGGAATTGGTCGTGGCCTGGTGCAGTACCTGGCCGATCGCGGCTGGCAGGTGGCCTTCTGCGATGTGGACCGGGAGCAGGGCGAGTGGTTGCAGGAGCGGCTAGGCGACGGGGTGCGGTATTTCCAGGCCGATGTGGCCAGTGAAGCGGAGGTTGTCGGCATGATCCGCGCGGCGACCGACTGGCATGGCCGACTGGATGCGGTGATCAACAACGCCGGGCTGGCCGGCCCGGAGAACGGGCCTGTTGAGGAGCTGGACCTGGCTGTCTGGCAGCGTCGGCTGGATGTGAACCTGACGGGTCCGTTTCTGGTCAGCAAGCATGCGGTGCCCCATCTCCGGAAAAATGGTGGTGCCATCGTCAACATCGCCTCAACCCGGGCTTTGCAATCCGAGCCCGACACCGAGGCCTATGCCGCCACCAAGGGCGGCATCGTTGCCCTGACCCACGCCCTCGCCATGAGCCTGGGGCCGGAAATCCGGGTCAACTGCATCAGCCCCGGCTGGATCGACACCCGTGGGTGGCAGGATAAGGAGGAAAAGGCTCCGCCACTGTCGGAGAGCGATCACCGTCAGCACCCTGCCGGTCGGGTGGGAGAGCCTCGGGATATTGCCGGCCTTGCAGCCTTCCTGCTTTCCGGAGAAGCGGGTTTTATTACCGGCCAGAACTACGTGGTGGACGGCGGTATGACCCGCAAGATGATCTACGAGGACTGA
- the thpR gene encoding RNA 2',3'-cyclic phosphodiesterase — protein sequence MPRVFFGVEIPSEVKKRLLRLKTPINGARWQSRNQLHMTLVFIGSVKDEDLDTLSYVASLVSMPAFEVEVTGLGAFGRPEQPRNLWAGVSPEAPVAELYGQLSAQVAAAGFETEHRGFRPHITVSRFRKQASSIVSLLEEHGQDRFGVLPVTEFVLFESAPGAGGSVYTVIKRFPLRPPLDETDQPDQI from the coding sequence GTGCCCCGGGTGTTTTTCGGGGTGGAAATCCCGTCAGAGGTCAAAAAGCGCTTGCTGAGGCTCAAGACTCCCATCAACGGAGCCCGATGGCAGAGTCGAAATCAGCTGCACATGACCCTGGTCTTTATCGGAAGCGTAAAGGATGAGGACCTGGATACGTTGAGCTACGTCGCTTCCCTGGTTTCCATGCCTGCTTTCGAAGTGGAAGTGACGGGTTTGGGCGCCTTTGGCCGCCCGGAGCAACCCCGGAACCTCTGGGCCGGGGTCTCCCCGGAGGCACCAGTGGCGGAGCTGTATGGTCAGCTGTCCGCCCAGGTGGCGGCTGCCGGTTTTGAGACGGAGCACCGCGGGTTCCGGCCACATATCACAGTGTCCCGGTTCCGCAAGCAGGCCTCCTCGATTGTGAGCCTGTTGGAAGAGCATGGGCAGGACCGATTCGGGGTGCTCCCGGTGACGGAGTTTGTCCTGTTCGAAAGCGCCCCGGGAGCCGGAGGATCGGTATATACCGTGATCAAGCGCTTTCCGCTGCGGCCACCGCTTGACGAAACGGATCAGCCCGACCAAATATGA
- a CDS encoding bifunctional GNAT family N-acetyltransferase/carbon-nitrogen hydrolase family protein yields the protein MCPPFSDPDQRLFVRNATLDDIPGIIELSRRVYEGTGMYGYTKGPLTGQINTFPEGQFVAMLGDQVVGYCATFRISGEVALARHDWTSITGNGYASRHDPEGDWLYGMEVCVDPECRGYRIGERLYNERKNLCQTLNLQGVVFAGRLPTLRQKLKKYGTVEAYVDAVRDKEQKDPVLSFQMHQGFEIHDIIPHYLDADHDSMGYGIHLVWRNPKVPQSGQDEKRKRYGHRMPDTVRIGTVQYQQRPVASFDEFSEIVRYFVDVVSTYKGDFVVFPELFTLQLLSIEARGGSPAEAFAAVTHYAERYRELMRDLSLRYNINIVAGSTPVREEDGTIRNMAHVFLRDGRVYTQPKIHPTPNESYWWNVRGGNRVNAIETDCGTIGVLICYDAEFPELARHLVDQGVSIIFVPFCTDERQSYLRVRYCCQARAVENQVYVVLSGNVGNLPNVPNMEIQYGQSCILTPCDFPFARDGIAADTEPNVETVAFADLRPETLITARNSGTVKNLQDRRHDLYSVNWRGE from the coding sequence ATGTGCCCACCTTTCTCCGATCCCGACCAGCGCCTGTTTGTTCGCAACGCCACCCTTGATGATATTCCCGGCATCATCGAACTGAGTCGCCGGGTCTATGAGGGCACCGGCATGTACGGCTACACCAAGGGGCCGCTCACCGGGCAGATCAATACTTTCCCTGAAGGCCAGTTCGTTGCCATGTTGGGAGACCAGGTGGTGGGCTACTGTGCCACATTCCGCATTTCCGGCGAGGTGGCCCTGGCCCGCCATGACTGGACGTCGATCACCGGCAATGGTTACGCCTCCCGCCATGACCCCGAGGGCGACTGGCTTTACGGCATGGAGGTGTGTGTGGATCCGGAGTGCCGCGGGTACCGGATAGGCGAGCGCCTTTATAACGAGCGAAAAAACCTGTGCCAGACCCTGAACCTCCAGGGCGTGGTATTTGCCGGGCGTTTGCCTACCCTGCGCCAGAAACTGAAGAAATACGGCACGGTGGAGGCCTATGTCGATGCCGTCCGTGACAAGGAACAGAAAGACCCTGTGCTGTCGTTCCAGATGCATCAGGGCTTCGAAATCCACGACATCATTCCCCACTACCTGGATGCCGACCATGATTCCATGGGCTATGGCATTCACCTGGTCTGGCGCAATCCCAAGGTTCCCCAGAGCGGCCAGGATGAAAAGCGCAAGCGATACGGGCACCGGATGCCGGACACTGTGCGTATCGGCACCGTCCAGTACCAGCAGCGACCGGTGGCTTCGTTCGATGAGTTCAGCGAGATCGTTCGTTACTTCGTGGATGTCGTCTCCACCTACAAGGGCGATTTCGTGGTCTTTCCCGAGCTGTTCACCCTCCAGTTGCTGTCCATCGAGGCCCGTGGCGGCAGTCCGGCGGAGGCGTTCGCGGCGGTAACCCACTACGCCGAACGCTACCGCGAGCTGATGCGGGATCTCTCGTTGCGCTACAACATCAACATCGTGGCAGGCTCCACCCCGGTGCGGGAGGAGGACGGCACCATCCGGAACATGGCCCATGTATTCCTGCGGGATGGCCGGGTATACACCCAGCCGAAGATTCACCCGACCCCCAACGAGTCCTATTGGTGGAACGTGCGTGGTGGCAACCGCGTGAATGCCATTGAAACCGATTGCGGCACGATCGGGGTGCTGATCTGCTATGACGCCGAGTTCCCGGAGCTGGCCCGGCACCTGGTGGATCAGGGGGTGAGCATTATCTTCGTGCCGTTCTGCACCGATGAGCGCCAGAGTTACCTGCGAGTCCGCTACTGCTGTCAGGCGCGGGCCGTGGAGAACCAGGTTTACGTGGTGTTGTCCGGCAATGTTGGCAACCTGCCCAACGTGCCGAACATGGAGATCCAGTACGGCCAGAGCTGCATCCTGACCCCCTGTGACTTCCCCTTTGCCCGGGACGGCATCGCGGCGGATACCGAGCCCAATGTCGAGACGGTGGCGTTCGCAGACCTGCGACCGGAGACTCTGATCACTGCCCGGAATAGTGGAACGGTGAAGAACCTGCAGGATCGCCGGCACGATCTCTACAGCGTGAACTGGCGGGGCGAGTAG
- a CDS encoding ATP-binding cassette domain-containing protein, translating into MSELRLDTVSVGTLKEVSLQVGGGAVVCISGASGSGKSRLLRAVADLEPHDGRIYLDDTEQVSLPAHEWRKRVVMIPADSQWWFDEVGAHFAEDARHSMPEALGFPPGVMDWPVSRLSSGERQRLALWRALAMAPEALLLDEPTANLDEDMTVAVEAWLLDEIRRRNLAVLWVAHDQGQIRRVANHHYRISGSQLEWVNGSH; encoded by the coding sequence TTGAGTGAGCTACGTCTGGACACGGTATCGGTTGGCACCCTCAAGGAAGTCTCGTTGCAGGTCGGCGGCGGGGCGGTGGTGTGCATCTCAGGTGCCTCCGGAAGCGGCAAGAGTCGTTTGCTGCGGGCAGTGGCCGATCTGGAACCCCATGACGGTCGGATCTACCTCGATGATACCGAACAGGTTTCCTTGCCGGCCCACGAATGGCGCAAACGGGTGGTGATGATTCCGGCGGACAGCCAGTGGTGGTTTGATGAGGTCGGCGCCCACTTCGCCGAGGATGCCCGTCACAGCATGCCCGAAGCTCTCGGTTTTCCTCCAGGGGTGATGGACTGGCCGGTGAGCCGGCTGTCCTCCGGTGAACGCCAGCGCCTGGCCCTTTGGCGTGCGCTGGCAATGGCGCCGGAAGCACTGTTGCTGGACGAGCCTACGGCGAACCTGGATGAAGACATGACGGTCGCCGTGGAGGCCTGGCTGCTGGATGAAATCCGGCGCCGGAACCTGGCCGTGCTCTGGGTGGCCCATGATCAGGGGCAGATCCGTCGGGTCGCGAACCACCACTACCGCATCAGCGGATCGCAGCTGGAGTGGGTGAATGGAAGTCATTGA
- the fetB gene encoding iron export ABC transporter permease subunit FetB, with translation MEVIDLAWWKLGLAALLVLALAGVSLWARLGITRSLLIASVRTGIQLALIGLVLEALFASARLYWIALLATVMLLVAGREVMARQQRRLRGIWAFGIGTGAMFVSSFAVTILALTVIIGPSPWYAPQYAIPLLGMMLGNTMTGVALSLDRLNESVWHQRAVIENRLMLGQTWREAVEDIRKDAMRGGMMPSINAMAAAGIVSLPGMMTGQILAGSPPAVAVKYQILVMLLITVGTGFGALMAVSWGSRRLFDERERLRLDRLVKVGK, from the coding sequence ATGGAAGTCATTGATCTTGCCTGGTGGAAACTGGGGCTGGCCGCCTTGCTGGTGCTGGCGCTTGCCGGCGTCAGCCTGTGGGCCCGGCTGGGTATCACCCGCAGCCTGCTCATCGCCAGTGTCCGTACCGGCATCCAGCTGGCCCTGATCGGGCTGGTTCTGGAAGCGCTGTTCGCCTCGGCCAGACTTTACTGGATTGCCCTGTTGGCCACGGTCATGCTGCTGGTGGCGGGCAGGGAAGTGATGGCTCGACAGCAGCGGAGGCTGCGGGGCATCTGGGCGTTCGGGATCGGCACCGGCGCGATGTTTGTCTCCTCCTTCGCCGTTACGATACTGGCCCTGACGGTGATTATCGGTCCATCGCCCTGGTATGCCCCTCAATACGCCATCCCCCTGCTGGGCATGATGCTGGGCAACACCATGACCGGGGTGGCTCTGAGCCTGGATCGCCTCAACGAGTCCGTCTGGCACCAGCGGGCCGTCATCGAGAACCGGCTGATGCTTGGGCAGACCTGGCGCGAGGCGGTGGAGGATATCCGCAAGGATGCCATGCGGGGAGGCATGATGCCGTCGATCAATGCCATGGCCGCCGCCGGCATCGTCAGCCTGCCCGGCATGATGACCGGCCAGATCCTCGCCGGCAGTCCCCCCGCGGTCGCGGTGAAGTACCAGATACTGGTGATGCTCCTCATCACGGTTGGCACCGGTTTTGGTGCCCTGATGGCGGTGTCCTGGGGCAGTCGCCGGCTGTTTGACGAGCGCGAGCGGCTCCGCCTTGACCGGCTGGTGAAAGTCGGCAAGTGA
- a CDS encoding GTP-binding protein — protein sequence MPDISRPIPTNLILGFLGVGKTTAILDLLRHKPEHETWAVLVNEFGEVGIDGALLENEGAFVREIPGGCMCCVAGLPMQIGLNQLIQKARPDRLLIEPTGLGHPSQILDTLTSEHYGDILAIGPVITLVDPRKLEDPRVLGNVQFRDQVSAADILVANKTDLCTEAQLAHFDQWAAALKPAKQQVLHTRHGQLSPAWLNGKAEPRDVSDPHAHHHHHGKAGTPVPDIDEEPWQLVSNRGQGHYSLGWRVHPKLVFDENLLMALAMDDRIVRFKAVVHTLDGWRAINMVDGALSVSPSEPRELTRIELISAVEPDRQEFDQALRSSAGLD from the coding sequence ATGCCGGACATTTCCCGCCCCATTCCAACCAACCTGATCCTGGGTTTCCTCGGTGTTGGCAAGACCACCGCCATTCTCGATCTGCTCCGGCACAAGCCCGAACACGAAACCTGGGCCGTACTGGTCAATGAATTCGGCGAAGTCGGCATCGATGGTGCGCTGCTGGAGAACGAGGGGGCATTTGTCAGGGAGATTCCGGGCGGGTGTATGTGCTGCGTGGCAGGTTTGCCCATGCAGATCGGCCTGAACCAGCTGATTCAGAAGGCCCGACCGGACCGGCTGCTGATAGAACCGACGGGGCTGGGCCATCCCTCCCAGATTCTGGATACCCTGACCAGCGAGCACTACGGGGACATCCTGGCGATCGGCCCGGTGATTACCCTGGTCGATCCCCGCAAGCTGGAAGATCCTCGGGTCCTGGGCAATGTGCAGTTCCGGGACCAGGTCTCCGCCGCCGATATCCTGGTAGCCAATAAGACCGACCTGTGTACCGAAGCCCAACTTGCGCACTTTGATCAATGGGCCGCAGCCCTGAAGCCCGCCAAACAGCAGGTGTTGCATACCCGGCATGGGCAACTGTCGCCTGCCTGGCTGAATGGCAAGGCGGAGCCCCGAGACGTGAGCGATCCCCATGCCCACCATCACCACCATGGCAAGGCTGGGACACCGGTACCGGATATCGACGAGGAACCCTGGCAACTGGTCAGTAACCGGGGGCAGGGGCATTACAGTCTTGGCTGGCGGGTTCACCCGAAACTGGTGTTCGATGAAAACCTGTTGATGGCCCTGGCCATGGATGACCGTATCGTGAGGTTCAAGGCCGTGGTGCACACCCTGGACGGCTGGCGCGCGATCAACATGGTGGATGGGGCGCTGTCGGTATCGCCGTCCGAGCCCCGCGAGCTGACCCGGATCGAGCTGATCAGCGCGGTTGAGCCCGACCGCCAGGAATTCGATCAGGCGCTCCGGTCTTCAGCGGGGCTGGACTGA
- a CDS encoding class I SAM-dependent methyltransferase, translating into MTSAELPRCPVCLEGHPEFFRQIGRQVYLRCPTCLATIMAPQSRLTPGEEKQIYELHENDPEDAGYRRFLTKLADPLTERLPPGAEGLDFGCGPGPALAGMLEEAGFAMALYDPFFHPDMASLDRSYDFITCTEVVEHMYEPAEVFNLLDRLLRPGGWLGIMTCFQTDDERFDNWHYRRDPTHVVFYRQATFEWLARKYGWALEVPVKDVVLLRKGR; encoded by the coding sequence ATGACCAGTGCCGAACTGCCCCGTTGCCCGGTCTGTCTCGAGGGTCATCCGGAATTTTTCCGGCAGATCGGCCGGCAGGTCTACCTGCGTTGCCCCACCTGCCTGGCGACCATCATGGCGCCGCAATCCCGGCTGACTCCCGGAGAAGAAAAGCAGATCTATGAACTCCATGAAAACGACCCGGAAGACGCGGGCTACCGGAGATTTCTTACGAAACTGGCCGATCCACTGACGGAACGACTGCCACCCGGGGCAGAAGGACTGGATTTTGGCTGTGGACCGGGCCCGGCCCTGGCCGGAATGCTGGAGGAGGCGGGTTTTGCCATGGCGCTCTACGATCCCTTCTTCCACCCGGACATGGCGAGTCTGGACCGATCCTACGATTTCATTACCTGTACCGAAGTGGTGGAGCATATGTACGAGCCCGCCGAGGTTTTCAATCTGCTGGACCGGTTACTCAGGCCCGGCGGCTGGCTGGGCATCATGACCTGTTTCCAGACCGACGATGAGCGATTCGATAACTGGCACTACCGTCGGGATCCGACCCATGTGGTGTTCTACCGGCAGGCTACGTTTGAATGGCTGGCACGGAAGTATGGCTGGGCGCTGGAAGTTCCCGTGAAGGATGTGGTGCTGCTGAGAAAAGGCCGATAA
- a CDS encoding PA2778 family cysteine peptidase, whose product MYRLRIASRILTLTGLVLLAGCASTPPWPEPESEAGKPVLPNRVLLDDVPFYAQEKYQCGPASLAMMLNSQGLETDPDVLKELVYIPAREGSLQVEMVAGARSHNMVVYPLKPKLEAVLEEVSAGNPVLVMQNLLIDWWPQWHFAVVVGFDSDDETIILNTDTRKHHAMPYKAFHATWSRAERWAVVVLPPEQIPATAEPLTFLRAAHDLESTGHTRAALSAYQTAEQTWPQQPAPIMAQGNLAYGQQQWSGAVVHFRRVVEQFPDYAEGWNNLAYTLDQADCPEQATAALSCARSLSPERFGKEEAAFGTGQTGDGENCPALPSCPVSTQ is encoded by the coding sequence ATGTACCGACTGAGGATTGCCAGCAGGATCCTGACCCTGACCGGGCTGGTCCTGCTGGCAGGCTGTGCCTCCACTCCGCCCTGGCCGGAACCTGAATCCGAAGCTGGCAAGCCCGTACTGCCCAACCGTGTCCTTCTGGACGATGTGCCCTTCTACGCCCAGGAGAAATACCAGTGTGGCCCCGCCTCCCTGGCCATGATGCTGAACAGCCAGGGGTTGGAAACCGACCCTGACGTGCTCAAGGAGCTGGTGTACATTCCCGCCCGGGAAGGCTCGCTGCAGGTCGAGATGGTGGCGGGTGCCCGCTCACACAACATGGTTGTGTACCCGCTGAAGCCGAAACTGGAGGCCGTTCTCGAGGAAGTCAGTGCCGGCAATCCGGTGCTGGTCATGCAGAACCTGCTCATCGACTGGTGGCCGCAGTGGCATTTTGCCGTTGTAGTGGGCTTCGATAGTGACGATGAAACCATCATCCTCAACACGGATACGCGCAAACACCACGCCATGCCCTACAAGGCTTTCCATGCCACCTGGAGCCGGGCCGAGCGCTGGGCTGTCGTGGTTCTGCCTCCGGAGCAGATACCCGCCACGGCAGAACCTCTCACTTTCCTCAGGGCCGCGCACGACCTGGAGTCCACCGGGCATACCCGGGCGGCACTCAGTGCCTACCAGACCGCGGAGCAAACCTGGCCGCAACAACCGGCGCCCATCATGGCCCAGGGCAATCTGGCCTACGGCCAACAGCAGTGGTCCGGGGCGGTGGTCCATTTCAGGCGGGTGGTAGAGCAATTTCCGGACTACGCCGAGGGCTGGAACAATCTGGCGTATACCCTGGATCAGGCGGATTGCCCGGAACAGGCAACAGCCGCGCTTTCCTGCGCCCGGAGCCTGTCACCGGAGCGGTTTGGCAAGGAAGAGGCAGCCTTCGGTACCGGGCAAACCGGCGACGGCGAGAACTGTCCAGCCCTGCCATCCTGCCCGGTATCCACGCAGTGA